A region from the Lates calcarifer isolate ASB-BC8 linkage group LG2, TLL_Latcal_v3, whole genome shotgun sequence genome encodes:
- the LOC108876996 gene encoding E3 ubiquitin-protein ligase AMFR, whose protein sequence is MPLLFLERFPWPSLQTYTVLSVALLAGSIFSAYTTVTDPGFGALETEETQAPSEVDLEHLNNDISNTELATTVLWYLATDSLFVWVLVNTFCCSLMLVAKMIQYVVFGPLRVSEKQHLKDKFWNFIFYKFIFIFGVLNVQTVEEVVMWCLWFSALVFLHLMVQLCKDRFEYLSFSPSTPMNSHVRVLCLLVSLLLDCCGLAVGCGLLGASHGMHTLSFMAAECLLVTVRTGHVIMRYSIHLWDLNHPGTWESKGTYVYYTDFIMELAMLFLDLMHHIHMLLFGNIWLSMASLVIFMQLRYLFHEVQRRVRRHKNYLRVINNMEARFAVATAEELAANDDDCAICWDTMLTARKLPCGHLFHNSCLRSWLEQDTSCPTCRTSLNINGDGGQPRGQQQGGGLEDNIGPVGAAPDARPHINQHNHFFHFDGSRIASWLPSFSVEVMHTTNILGIAQANNSQLMAMAHQIQEMFPQVPSYLVMQDLQLTRSVEVTTDNILEGRIQVPFPAQAIERAPIQVSPAADEQAGPSGAAEQGLSEPDNMEVRGGRFSKSAEERQKMLKQRKEELLQQARRRYLNKSPEDQDEDLPGLEEDTVPELDSSVLRRRTVAAAAERRMQDPSP, encoded by the exons ATGCCTCTGCTGTTTTTGGAGAGGTTTCCATGGCCCAGCCTGCAGACCTACACAGTACTGAGTGTAGCTCTGCTTGCTGGTAGCATCTTCAGTGCCTACACCACTGTGACAGATCCAGGCTTTGGGGCCTTGGAAACTGAGGAAACACAAGCTCCCTCTGAAGTGGATCTTGAACATCTAAACAATGACATTAGTAACACAGAACTGGCAACCACTGTCTTGTGGTATCTTGCCACAGACAGTCTCTTTGTATGG GTGTTAGTCAACACATTCTGCTGTTCTTTGATGTTAGTTGCAAAAATGATTCAGTATGTGGTGTTCGGCCCACTTAGAGTCAGTGAGAAGCAG caCCTGAAAGATAAGTTCTGGAACTTCATCTTCTACAAGTTCATTTTCATCTTTGGCGTACTGAACGTGCAgacagtggaggaggtggtgatgtGGTGTTTGTGGTTCTCTGCCCTGGTCTTTCTCCACCTCATGGTTCAACTCTGCAAAGACCGATTTGAATAT CTGtcattctctccctccactcCAATGAACAGCCATGTGCGAGTGCTTTGTCTGCTGGTCTCCCTCTTGCTGGACTGCTGTGGCCTTGCTGTGGGCTGTGGTTTACTGGGTGCTTCCCATGGCATGCACACACTTTCCTTTATGGCAGCAGAG tgtctgcTGGTGACTGTACGTACTGGGCATGTCATCATGCG gtaCTCCATTCATCTGTGGGATCTAAACCATCCAGGGACCTGGGAGAGTAAGGGAACATATGTCTACTACACAGACTTCATCATGGAGCTAGCTATGTTGTTTCTGGACCTCATGCACCATATCCATATGCTG CTTTTTGGTAACATCTGGCTGTCCATGGCAAGCTTGGTTATCTTCATGCAGCTGCGGTATCTGTTCCATGAAGTCCAGCGCCGCGTCCGCCGACACAAGAACTACCTTCGTGTTATCAACAACATGGAGGCCAG GTTTGCTGTTGCCACTGCGGAGGAGCTGGCAGctaatgatgatgattgtgCCATCTGCTGGGATACCATGTTGACAGCACGCAAACTACCCTGCGGCCATCTCTTTCACAA CTCGTGTTTGCGCTCGTGGCTCGAACAGGATACCTCGTGCCCAACGTGTCGTACATCCCTCAACATTAATGGAGATGGGGGCCAGCCGAGAGGCCAGCAGCAGGGCGGAGGTTTGGAAGACAACATCGGCCCTGTAGGAGCCGCTCCAGATGCCAGACCACATATCAACCAACACAACCACTTCTTCCACTTTGATG GATCTCGTATTGCCAGCTGGCTGCCCAGTTTCTCAGTGGAAGTAATGCATACTACCAATATCTTGGGCATTGCTCAGGCCAACAACTCCCAGCTCATGGCCATG GCCCATCAGATCCAGGAAATGTTCCCTCAGGTGCCATCCTACCTAGTAATGCAGGACCTGCAGTTGACCCGCTCTGTGGAGGTCACAACCGACAACATCCTAGAAGGACGCATCCAGGTGCCTTTCCCAGCACAG GCCATAGAGCGTGCCCCTATACAGGTGAGCCCTGCAGCAGACGAGCAGGCAGGTCCGAGTGGAGCAGCTGAGCAGGGTCTCAGTGAGCCAGACAACATGGAGGTCAGAGGAGGTCGCTTCTCTAAGTCGGCTGAGGAGAGGCAGAAGATgctaaaacagaggaaagaagagcTGCTCCAACAAGCACGCAG GAGATACCTGAACAAGAGTCCAGAGGACCAGGACGAGGATTTGCCTGGATTGGAGGAGGACACTGTCCCAGAGCTGGACTCAAGTGTGCTGAGACGTAGAACCGTGGCGGCGGCTGCAGAGAGACGCATGCAAGACCCTTCACCCTGA
- the styx gene encoding serine/threonine/tyrosine-interacting protein: MDEENKLQFPSLPATKEDLLDWAYPMRREMQEILPGLFLGPYSAAMKSKLPILERQGITHIVCVRQDIEANFIKPNFPHTFRYLVLDIADNPVENIIRFFPTTKEFIDSCLATGGKVLVHGNAGISRSAALVIAYLMETFGMKYRDAFSHVQERRFCINPNVGFVHQLQEYEAIYLAKLTIKMMSPMQLGRSFSLQAGMPGSRKRSLEEDEDFGAMQVTAAQNG, from the exons ATGGACGAGGAGAACAAACTCCAGTTCCCGTCTCTGCCCGCGACCAAGGAGGACCTTCTG GACTGGGCTTATCCAATGAGACGAGAAATGCAG GAGATATTACCGGGACTGTTTTTAGGTCCCTATTCTGCTGCAATGAAAAGCAAG CTGCCAATTCTTGAAAGACAGGGCATAACGCATATTGTGTGTGTCCGCCAAGACATTGAAGCCAATTTTATCAAACCTAATTTCCCTCATACATTTAG ATACCTTGTGTTAGATATTGCTGACAATCCAGTGGAAAATATAATAAGATTTTTCCCTACG ACTAAGGAATTTATTGATAGCTGCTTAGCAACAGGAG GAAAGGTACTGGTTCACGGTAATGCAGGGATATCAAGAAG tGCTGCCTTAGTGATTGCATACCTTATGGAAACATTTGGGATGAAATACAG GGATGCATTCAGCCACGTCCAGGAGCGAAGGTTCTGCATCAACCCCAATGTGGGCTTTGTGCATCAGCTACAG GAGTATGAAGCGATCTACCTAGCCAAATTGACCATTAAGATGATGTCACCAATGCAGTTGGGCAGGTCTTTCTCTTTACAAGCTGGAATGCCAG GAAGCCGTAAGCGTAGcctggaggaggatgaagactTTGGGGCAATGCaggtcacagcagcacagaacGGATGA
- the gnpnat1 gene encoding glucosamine 6-phosphate N-acetyltransferase yields the protein MLLDETPLFEPSLLKELDWSSNSVSFSPPISPSSPGEGLVLRPLCVADFNRGFFKVLSQLTQTGDVTPEQFTKKFEHMKKTGDYYVVVVEDTNLRQIVATATLITEHKFIHSCAKRGRVEEVVVSDVCRGKQLGKLLVSTLTLLSKKLDCYKITLECAPKNVAFYQKFGYAASDETYMQCRFFD from the exons ATGCTGCTGGACGAGACTCCACTTTTTGAGCCCTCTCTGCTTAAGGAGTTAGACTGGAGTAGcaactctgtctccttctctcctcccatctccCCGTCCAGCCCAGGAGAAGGCCTGGTGCTCAGGCCGCTCTGTGTGGCAGACTTCAACAGAG GATTCTTCAAGGTTTTATCTCAACTCACCCAGACAGGTGATGTCACACCAGAGCAATTCACAA AAAAGTTTGAGCATATGAAGAAGACAGGAGACTACTATGTCGTGGTGGTGGAGGATACAAATCTGAGACAGATTGTTGCTACGGCTACGCTGATCACAGAACACAAATTCATCCACTCTTGTGCTAAG AGAGGCCGGGTGGAGGAGGTAGTAGTCAGTGATGTTTGCAGAGGGAAGCAGCTGGGCAAACT GTTAGTTTCAACTCTTACTCTTCTCAGCAAAAAACTGGATTGCTATAAAATCACACTGGAATGCGCACCCAAAAATGTGGCTTTCTACCAAAAGTTTGGTTACGCTGCTTCAGATGAGACCTACATGCAGTGTCGATTCTTCGACTGA
- the si:dkey-148a17.6 gene encoding leukotriene B4 receptor 1 → MNHSAVLSSLEEMAPEEFEGGTAVACVILGLSFLIGAPGNLLVIWTILRHIKQRSHTVVLILHLAAADLLVLITLPLWIYSLAHSWVFGEASCKAMVYMINACMYSSVFLITLMSVERFVAVRYPFASADWKRKNALNKLLLTLWIAAFLFSIPVIPTQVVGTEAGEEHCLYRLYTSATQELVCVLLETLVGYILPFSILVVCYGCLCSRITKMTFKSKRKSTVLIASIVVVFAICWTPHHIGNILSLIILAIEESFHDTAESLENVRSTMSFIAGAMVFISSTVNPILYMFAARSFRSSVHDTGIQKLFRHISSTSPGEGTREVSFVSKRHSNQTTSSQCVLESKDQMDILIKMCENNPS, encoded by the coding sequence ATGAACCACTCAGCTGTGCTGTCTTCTTTGGAGGAAATGGCCCCTGAGGAGTTCGAGGGTGGGACAGCAGTGGCTTGTGTGATCCTGGGTCTATCCTTCCTGATAGGAGCTCCAGGGAACCTTCTGGTGATCTGGACTATCCTGAGACACATCAAACAGCGGTCCCATACCGTGGTGCTCATCCTGCACCTGGCCGCCGCGGACCTGCTGGTCCTCATCACCCTACCTCTGTGGATCTACTCCCTTGCCCACTCCTGGGTGTTCGGTGAGGCCTCGTGCAAAGCCATGGTGTACATGATCAATGCCTGTATGTACAGCAGCGTTTTCCTCATCACCCTTATGAGTGTGGAGCGTTTTGTGGCAGTGCGCTATCCTTTTGCCTCAGCTGACTGGAAGAGGAAAAATGCTCTGAATAAATTATTGCTGACTCTGTGGATCGCAGCATTTTTGTTCAGCATACCTGTCATCCCAACTCAAGTTGTAGGGACGGAAGCTGGTGAGGAGCACTGTCTTTACAGGCTGTACACATCTGCTACCCAGgagctggtgtgtgtgctgctaGAAACACTGGTGGGTTACATATTACCCTTCTCCATCTTGGTAGTCTGCTATGGCTGCCTGTGCAGCCGGATCACTAAGATGACCTTCAAGTCCAAGCGCAAGTCTACCGTTCTTATCGCCAGCATAGTGGTTGTGTTTGCCATTTGCTGGACACCCCATCACATAGGAAACATCCTATCGCTCATCATACTGGCCATTGAGGAATCCTTTCATGATACAGCAGAGAGTCTGGAGAATGTCAGGAGCACCATGAGCTTCATCGCTGGGgccatggtcttcatcagcagcacTGTTAACCCCATCCTCTACATGTTTGCAGCTCGCTCCTTCAGGAGCTCCGTGCATGACACCGGCATTCAGAAGCTGTTCCGCCACATCTCCAGCACCTCCCCAGGCGAGGGCACCAGAGAAGTGTCCTTTGTGTCCAAGAGACACAGCAATCAGACCACcagctctcagtgtgtgttggagtCGAAAGACCAAATGGACatattaataaaaatgtgtgaaaataatcCATCCTGA
- the LOC108876997 gene encoding leukotriene B4 receptor 1 has translation MNHSALLSSSEEMAPGEFDRGTAVACVILGLSFLIGAPGNLLVIWTILRHVKPRSHTVVLILHLAAADLLVLITLPLWIYSLVHTWVLGLVSCKALVYIIRVCMFSSIFFITLMSVERFLAICHPFVMMHLKTKKLMNKCLVLLWLLAFLLGIPALLTLHLETDGTEQCFIKEFSSEIQTITFFCLETLGGFVVPFIVLSICYCLVAAQLRKMHYNTKQKSMVLVHTVVIAFTLCWLPYHIINIIDLVCILSGEHECVTLPQSIVYSAGALVFISSSVNPVLYAFFARNFRGSLEESRLVRLFQEMATHTNKLRDLVVQQQTGQRAANTQVELVSDL, from the coding sequence ATGAACCACTCAGCTCTGCTGTCTTCTTCAGAGGAAATGGCCCCTGGGGAGTTTGACCGTGGGACAGCAGTGGCTTGTGTGATCCTGGGTCTATCCTTCCTGATAGGAGCTCCGGGGAACCTTCTGGTGATCTGGACTATCCTGAGACACGTCAAGCCACGGTCCCACACTGTGGTGCTCATCCTGCACCTGGCCGCTGCGGACCTGCTGGTCCTCATCACCCTACCTCTGTGGATCTACTCCCTGGTACACACCTGGGTGCTTGGGTTGGTATCCTGCAAAGCTTTGGTGTACATTATCAGAGTGTGCATGTTTAGCAGCATCTTTTTCATCACCCTCATGAGTGTGGAGCGCTTTCTAGCCATCTGCCATCCATTTGTGATGATGCACTTGAAGACCAAGAAACTTATGAACAAATGTCTCGTGCTGTTGTGGCTCCTTGCTTTCCTTCTTGGAATACCTGCTTTACTAACCCTTCATTTGGAAACTGATGGAACTGAGCAATGTTTTATCAAGGAATTCAGCTCTGAGATTCAAACGATCACCTTCTTTTGTCTGGAGACCTTGGGGGGGTTTGTAGTTCCTTTCATCGTTCTTAGTATCTGTTACTGCCTCGTAGCTGCCCAGCTCAGGAAAATGCATTATAACACCAAACAGAAATCCATGGTTCTTGTCCACACAGTGGTGATAGCCTTCACTCTGTGCTGGTTGCCTTACCATATTATCAACATTATCGATCTGGTTTGCATCTTAAGTGGAGAACATGAATGTGTCACTTTGCCGCAGAGCATTGTCTATAGTGCTGGTGCCCTTGTGTtcatcagcagctcagtgaatCCAGTGCTATACGCCTTCTTCGCAAGGAACTTTCGAGGGAGTCTTGAGGAGTCCCGACTAGTCAGGCTGTTCCAGGAAATGGCCACTCACACCAACAAACTCAGGGACCTGGTAGTACAACAGCAGACTGGCCAGAGGGCAGCAAATACACAAGTAGAGCTGGTGTCTGACCTGTGA